A region of Cucumis melo cultivar AY chromosome 2, USDA_Cmelo_AY_1.0, whole genome shotgun sequence DNA encodes the following proteins:
- the LOC107991074 gene encoding uncharacterized mitochondrial protein AtMg00810-like produces MIVTIDDSQAISDQQCYLGKHFEMKDLGNLNYFLGLELFSSPSGYYLSQAKYASDLLNRSGITDSATFSTPLDPNVRLTSVDGVPLDNPTLYRQLVGSLIYLTMTRPDIAYPVHIVSQFMAAPCTIHFTVVLRILRYIKGTFGHGL; encoded by the coding sequence atgattGTTACAATCGATGACTCTCAAGCCATATCTGATCAGCAATGTTACCTAGGTAAGCATTTTGAGATGAAAGACTTAGGAAATCTCAACTATTTTCTTGGTCTTGAGCTCTTCTCATCacctagtggttactatttatCTCAAGCAAAATATGCATCTGACCTCCTCAATCGATCTGGTATTACTGATTCTGCCACTTTCTCAACACCTCTGGATCCAAATGTGCGTCTCACTTCTGTTGATGGTGTTCCCCTTGACAATCCCACTTTGTATAGGCAACTTGTTGGCAGCCTAATTTACTTAACTATGACTCGTCCAGATATTGCATATCCAGTTCATATTGTTAGTCAGTTCATGGCTGCCCCTTGTACAATTCACTTCACCGTCGTCCTTCGCATTCTTCGCTACATCAAAGGTACTTTTGGTCATGGTCTATAG
- the LOC103491947 gene encoding aluminum-activated malate transporter 2-like: MATEKNSNGYEGLLPLCLRWLKPIFAKLSNKAVKLATMTKKLAKDDSRRVVHAFKVGLAISLVSLLYYFKALYDGFGTSTMWAIVTVIVVDEFSVGGTLGRGLNRVMATLLAGGLGFGAHYLASLGGDTGRPIILAFFVFLLASISTFTRFFPKIKARYDYGMLIFILTFCMVSLSGYRDDEIAKLALSRILTILIGCCFTLFVCIFVRPVWAGTDLHCLVANNIQSLALFFQGFGAEFFRLSQEEVSKDDMQKYRTILNSKSNEESLTNLARWEPRHGKFRYRHPWKQYLKIGSLNRECAYRLELLNGYLKTNQFQMPSQQIHGPFKEECMKICSESSRGLRELALALRKMVLPLTAKSHIEKAKVAAEDLKSHLEEWRFEEVNNAMEIVQVVSLASLLFDTICCIEKIVDSVQELASMAGFKAVEVQSSVAPEQQMDLQDQDQYSLQPSHGAAVLLAHHAITIDEQSPC, encoded by the exons ATGGCAACTGAGAAAAACTCCAATGGCTATGAAGGGTTGCTACCTTTATGCTTGAGATGGTTAAAGCCCATATTTGCAAAACTCTCGAACAAGGCGGTCAAGCTAGCAACAATGACGAAGAAGCTAGCGAAAGACGACTCGAGAAGGGTAGTTCACGCTTTCAAGGTTGGGTTAGCAATATCCTTGGTGTCTTTGTTGTACTATTTCAAAGCTTTGTATGATGGATTTGGAACCTCTACGATGTGGGCTATTGTTACTGTCATTGTCGTCGATGAGTTTTCAGTTG GAGGGACACTAGGGCGAGGTTTAAATAGAGTGATGGCAACTCTTTTAGCTGGGGGTCTAGGGTTTGGGGCTCATTATTTGGCAAGCTTGGGTGGAGACACTGGCCGTCCAATAATACTTGCCTTCTTTGTGTTCTTATTAG CTTCAATATCAACATTCACAAGATTCTTCCCAAAGATAAAGGCAAGATATGACTATGGGATGCTGATATTCATATTGACATTCTGTATGGTATCACTATCAGGATACAGAGATGATGAAATTGCAAAGCTTGCATTAAGTAGAATTTTAACAATTCTCATTGGTTGCTGTTTCACACTCTTTGTTTGCATTTTTGTGAGACCTGTTTGGGCTGGCACTGATCTTCACTGTTTGGTTGCCAACAACATTCAATCCCTTGCCCTATTCTTTCAAG GCTTCGGGGCTGAATTTTTTAGGTTATCACAAGAAGAAGTTTCCAAGGATGACATGCAAAAATATAGAACTATTCTCAACTCAAAATCGAATGAAGAATCATTG ACTAACCTTGCAAGATGGGAGCCTCGGCATGGGAAGTTTAGATATCGCCATCCATGGAAGCaatatttgaaaattggaaGCTTGAATAGAGAGTGTGCCTATCGCCTTGAACTTCTTAATGGATACCTCAAAACCAACCAATTTCAA ATGCCATCACAACAAATCCATGGTCCATTTAAAGAGGAATGTATGAAGATTTGCAGTGAATCAAGTAGGGGATTAAGAGAACTAGCATTAGCACTAAGAAAAATGGTTCTTCCACTAACAGCCAAATCCCACATAGAGAAAGCAAAGGTTGCAGCTGAAGATCTCAAGTCTCATTTGGAAGAATGGAGATTTGAAGAAGTAAATAATGCCATGGAGATTGTTCAAGTTGTTTCATTGGCATCACTTCTATTTGACACAATTTGTTGCATTGAGAAGATTGTGGATTCAGTCCAAGAGTTGGCTTCAATGGCAGGTTTCAAAGCTGTGGAAGTACAATCTAGTGTGGCACCAGAACAACAAATGGATTTGCAAGATCAAGATCAATATTCATTGCAGCCATCCCATGGAGCTGCTGTCCTTTTAGCTCATCATGCCATTACCATCGATGAACAAAGTCCTTGTTAA